The following are encoded together in the Rhizobium tumorigenes genome:
- a CDS encoding SMP-30/gluconolactonase/LRE family protein — translation MNETIAVGLHQPDGPVGLQDGRIACVEMEDGRRCVSVIAPHGQRREICRPGGRPSGLAVDGDGCFWVAGGPENSLVRLSPEGRMLQMIEGSETGPFVLPRDLAFGPDGLLYMSDAGVRIADLVIGQTIRPDFLNAPYNGCIYQIDPADGRVLRSLAAGLLLASGIAFDSNGLLYYSEMLTGNIYRQVLGGRQEIFAHALRSPMGTRLKGPAGLAFDRDDTLYCAVYGQGDICLIDTSGKLSGHIRTNGALPSNVAFTVDGKQVLITEQEHGAIERIPAPKPGLPLHRPKI, via the coding sequence ATGAATGAGACGATTGCAGTCGGGTTGCACCAGCCTGATGGGCCGGTCGGACTGCAGGATGGGCGCATCGCGTGTGTCGAGATGGAAGACGGTCGCCGCTGCGTATCGGTGATCGCACCGCACGGCCAACGCCGTGAAATCTGCCGACCGGGCGGACGTCCGTCCGGGTTGGCTGTCGATGGCGATGGTTGCTTCTGGGTGGCTGGCGGTCCGGAAAACTCGCTGGTGCGCCTGTCGCCCGAAGGTCGGATGCTCCAGATGATCGAAGGCAGCGAGACGGGACCCTTCGTCCTGCCGCGTGATCTCGCTTTCGGTCCGGACGGGCTTCTGTACATGAGCGACGCTGGCGTTCGGATCGCCGATCTCGTCATCGGCCAAACAATCCGGCCGGACTTTTTGAATGCGCCCTACAATGGTTGCATCTACCAGATCGATCCAGCCGACGGGCGCGTGCTCCGGTCGCTGGCTGCGGGCCTGCTGTTGGCGAGCGGCATTGCCTTCGATTCGAACGGCTTACTCTACTACAGCGAGATGCTGACAGGTAATATCTATCGCCAGGTGCTCGGCGGCCGGCAGGAAATCTTCGCCCACGCCCTGCGCTCGCCGATGGGTACGCGCCTGAAGGGACCGGCCGGCTTGGCCTTCGATCGTGACGACACGCTTTATTGCGCCGTGTATGGCCAGGGCGACATCTGCCTGATCGACACGTCCGGCAAGCTCTCTGGCCATATCCGCACCAACGGCGCGCTCCCGAGCAACGTCGCCTTCACCGTCGATGGCAAGCAGGTGCTGATCACCGAACAGGAGCACGGCGCCATCGAGCGCATCCCGGCGCCAAAGCCGGGGCTGCCGCTGCACCGTCCAAAGATCTGA
- a CDS encoding VOC family protein, whose amino-acid sequence MDHTGFSVASLEEAIQFWTKAMGFDLARRGEMGGEFLREATGVDDPRCRMALVTAPNGYPIELLEYSTGRMLGQTPRSAGAIGAAHIAFTVKDIRTAIARVETAGWAVNGSPQPIPAGPRCGTMVAYVSGPDGITIELMQPPA is encoded by the coding sequence GTGGACCACACGGGATTCTCGGTCGCCTCGTTGGAGGAGGCGATCCAGTTCTGGACTAAGGCGATGGGTTTCGACCTTGCTCGCCGAGGAGAGATGGGTGGGGAGTTTCTACGGGAGGCTACGGGGGTTGACGACCCCCGTTGCCGAATGGCGCTGGTGACGGCTCCAAATGGCTACCCTATCGAGCTTCTCGAGTATTCGACAGGCCGTATGCTGGGCCAGACACCTCGTAGCGCGGGTGCGATCGGCGCCGCTCATATCGCCTTCACGGTTAAGGATATCCGCACGGCGATCGCGCGGGTTGAGACGGCGGGGTGGGCAGTGAATGGTTCGCCGCAGCCGATACCAGCCGGCCCCCGATGCGGAACAATGGTCGCGTACGTCTCCGGCCCGGATGGTATCACCATAGAGCTGATGCAGCCGCCTGCTTAG